A genomic segment from Pediococcus acidilactici encodes:
- a CDS encoding YxeA family protein yields the protein MRKRVIASGIVVAIFLFIFGGAYFWYKSNYGTENYYTQITNQGTKIVEKDGSGSQVVDYMYHQPIYDQNGQQVMAKFRGGLERPLKLHAYLKVGYNTKRHQVISWEKVAKKDVPKAALKQLHE from the coding sequence ATGCGTAAACGAGTTATAGCTAGCGGTATCGTTGTTGCAATATTTTTATTCATTTTCGGGGGTGCTTATTTCTGGTATAAGTCCAACTACGGCACCGAAAATTATTACACTCAAATAACTAATCAGGGAACCAAAATTGTTGAAAAAGATGGCTCGGGCAGCCAAGTCGTGGATTACATGTATCATCAACCGATCTATGATCAAAATGGCCAACAAGTAATGGCTAAGTTTAGAGGCGGGCTAGAACGGCCCTTAAAACTACATGCATATTTAAAGGTTGGATATAACACCAAGCGGCACCAAGTGATTTCTTGGGAAAAGGTTGCTAAAAAGGACGTCCCTAAAGCAGCTTTAAAACAGCTGCATGAGTAA
- a CDS encoding ATP-dependent Clp protease ATP-binding subunit: MANFYGNDPFFNNDMDDIFNQVFKRMGNPNADSARYLVNGQSLTPDEFAQYRATGKLPENAKTIEVSKDGQQALKKGGILEKLGTNLTEQARDGLLDPVIGRENEIQETAEILSRRTKNNPILVGDAGVGKTAIVEGLAQAIVNGNVPEAIQGKEIYSIDLSSLEAGTQYRGSFEENIKDLVKEVKAAGNIILFFDEIHQIIGAGSTGGEDGGKGMADIIKPALSRGELTVIGATTQDEYRNTILKNAALARRFNDVVVNEPSAEDTFKILQGVKDLYEKHHHVKLPDDVLKAAVDYSVQYIPQRTLPDKAIDLIDMTAAHLAARQPESNQATLNEKLNKLEKEKEQAVKEEDFKRAADLKQRIEETNKQIKNADKKEEVVATVDDVAQSVERLTGIPVSDMGANDIERLKDLDSRLKSKVIGQDEAVEMVARAIRRNRAGFSEGEQPIGSFLFVGPTGVGKTELAKQLALDMFGNKNAIIRLDMSEYSDRTAVSKLIGTSAGYVGYDDNSNTLTERVRRNPYSIVLLDEIEKADPQVLTLLLQVMDDGRLTDGQGNVINFKNTIIIATSNAGFGNEKLTGDDAKDQSLMDRLAPFFRPEFLNRFNGIVEFSHLTKKDLSQIVDLMIADVQKTLAKKDLTLEVTKPAKDWLMEQGYDEAMGARPLRRVIEQQIRDKVTDFYLDHLDVKNLKADLVDDQIVIEAK, translated from the coding sequence ATGGCCAATTTTTACGGAAATGATCCTTTTTTCAACAATGATATGGATGATATTTTTAATCAAGTTTTCAAACGGATGGGAAATCCCAACGCGGATTCCGCTCGTTACTTGGTCAATGGGCAGTCGTTAACACCAGATGAGTTTGCTCAATATCGAGCAACTGGCAAACTACCAGAAAATGCAAAAACAATCGAAGTATCCAAGGACGGACAACAGGCCCTTAAAAAGGGTGGTATTTTGGAGAAGTTAGGAACTAACCTAACGGAACAAGCCCGCGACGGTCTGCTAGATCCAGTTATTGGACGTGAAAATGAAATTCAAGAAACGGCGGAAATTTTGAGCCGGAGAACGAAGAATAACCCCATTTTAGTTGGGGATGCCGGAGTCGGTAAAACTGCAATTGTTGAAGGTTTAGCCCAAGCAATTGTAAATGGTAACGTTCCGGAAGCTATTCAAGGCAAAGAAATTTATTCAATCGATTTATCCTCTCTAGAAGCAGGAACCCAATACCGGGGGTCGTTTGAAGAAAACATCAAAGACTTAGTCAAGGAAGTTAAGGCAGCTGGGAATATTATCCTATTCTTTGACGAAATTCACCAAATTATTGGCGCAGGTTCAACCGGCGGCGAAGACGGTGGCAAGGGAATGGCAGATATTATTAAGCCTGCATTGTCCCGGGGTGAATTAACCGTCATTGGGGCAACTACCCAAGACGAGTACCGTAATACAATTTTGAAGAACGCAGCGTTAGCTCGTCGGTTTAACGACGTAGTGGTCAATGAACCAAGCGCGGAAGATACGTTTAAAATTTTGCAAGGTGTTAAGGACTTATACGAAAAACATCATCACGTAAAACTCCCAGATGATGTTTTGAAGGCAGCGGTGGATTATTCGGTTCAATACATTCCACAAAGAACTCTACCAGATAAGGCGATTGACTTAATCGATATGACCGCTGCCCACTTAGCAGCTCGGCAGCCTGAAAGTAATCAAGCAACTCTAAACGAGAAGCTCAATAAGCTTGAAAAAGAAAAGGAACAGGCTGTTAAAGAAGAAGACTTCAAACGTGCTGCTGACCTAAAGCAACGGATTGAAGAGACCAACAAGCAAATTAAGAATGCAGATAAGAAAGAAGAAGTCGTTGCAACAGTGGACGACGTTGCTCAATCGGTAGAACGGTTAACCGGAATTCCAGTTTCTGACATGGGTGCTAACGATATTGAACGGCTAAAGGATTTAGATAGTCGTTTGAAGAGCAAGGTCATCGGTCAAGACGAAGCGGTAGAAATGGTTGCTCGGGCAATTCGGCGGAACCGGGCTGGATTCTCCGAAGGTGAACAACCAATTGGCAGCTTCCTATTCGTCGGCCCGACCGGGGTTGGTAAAACTGAATTAGCTAAACAGTTGGCTTTGGATATGTTTGGCAATAAGAATGCGATTATTCGGTTGGACATGAGTGAATATTCGGACCGGACGGCGGTTTCTAAATTAATTGGTACGTCAGCTGGTTATGTAGGATACGATGATAACTCAAATACCCTAACCGAACGTGTACGGCGGAACCCATACTCAATTGTGTTATTAGATGAAATTGAAAAAGCGGATCCCCAAGTCCTAACACTTTTACTTCAAGTAATGGACGACGGACGTTTAACGGACGGTCAAGGAAACGTAATCAACTTCAAGAACACAATTATTATTGCAACGTCAAACGCCGGATTCGGTAACGAAAAATTAACCGGTGACGATGCTAAGGACCAATCCCTAATGGATCGACTTGCACCGTTCTTCCGTCCAGAATTTTTAAACCGGTTCAACGGCATTGTAGAATTCTCGCATCTAACCAAGAAAGATTTAAGTCAAATTGTTGATTTAATGATCGCCGATGTTCAAAAGACGTTGGCAAAGAAGGATTTGACTTTGGAAGTAACTAAACCAGCTAAGGATTGGTTGATGGAACAAGGTTACGATGAAGCAATGGGCGCTCGTCCATTAAGAAGAGTGATCGAACAACAAATTCGAGACAAGGTTACTGATTTCTATCTTGATCATTTAGATGTGAAGAACTTGAAAGCTGATTTGGTTGATGATCAAATCGTCATCGAAGCTAAATAA
- a CDS encoding MucBP domain-containing protein has product MLQKKYGFERKTHYKLYKRGKKWAVMAITVLSIGIGDIIVSEPKVFADVVVKNSSSSINKTVLKPSSSAYVSKASNELHTESDLKAHSSSAAADSQAKTKAVAHSSSAAADSQAKTNIGDHNFSLGHSSNKLNKTTVNANSPIHTGKIDTSTNKKSKVLLPNFAKQLPNSVTVTKDNFLNYFQLLNGATYDSKTGIITLTEDVGSKVGEAVLKNKINLNQDFTLEGKVYLGSHNGADGLGIFWHPGETTSIGGAGNGFGLNGLKDSFGFKLDTYKNPEDPSSVNGPFGSYYYTDSKGQYKSYDGKDAPAQMFGKVDGTWNPIVFNYSGQTNVLSVTLVRGNKTYEWSKDITKLTDITNFAYAFGIVGSTGSYHNLQQFQLIDFSYVAYGITHIKYVDDTTGKEIIRPNEISGDIGSTADITNNINSENNIILNLGKGYKYVKTSAKAGTLFDEKDNIITFATYPGEIIVHYTRTPAADVYVQYVSDNGNVLRKGIVNYPDGTKYVGDRYSTDKINFEGYTFKRMGSGSLAKSGILTESGGTVTYVYELNKEKATVTYIDDTTGQILHVQSLSGSYGTTDAYRTNKNIENYIKQGYSLNSDNYPVNGVVYDQDGIIKSYQVHLKHDMVQSKDIRQVNETIHYLFQNGLKVTEDYHANSVGFVRNVVTDKVTGEKTYGSWSAAQTFAAVDSPVIKGYTADQVRIGAQTVTGDSKDLEFTVVYKKKAPVVTTESKTINEKVHYVYADGQQAHPDYVAKPVTFTRTVSTDAVTGVKTYGAWSAAQTFAAVDSPAIKGYTADQVRIGAQTVTGDSKDLEFTVVYKKKAPVVTTESKTINEKVHYVYADGQQAHPDYVAKPVTFTRTVSTDAVTGVKTYGAWSAAQTFAAVDSPAIKGYTADQVRIGAQTVTGDSKDLEFTVVYKKKAPVVTTESKTINEKVHYVYADGQQAHPDYVAKPVTFTRTVSTDAVTGVKTYGAWSAAQTFAAVDSPVIKGYTADQVRIGAQTVTGDSKDLEFTVVYKSNKLPVKTVQTFIPDKPVKLTKLTNPTRTVESTQPRKSTRMDQLTNSNKLVIEDSTANSTNLSKTVQPVVLTKPREVGKAAKTKFTQSKLPQTGEKKENTATLSGVILIFISSLLGVVRVWKKQRKD; this is encoded by the coding sequence TTGTTGCAAAAGAAATACGGTTTTGAAAGGAAGACCCATTATAAGCTCTACAAACGAGGAAAGAAATGGGCTGTAATGGCCATCACAGTACTTTCAATAGGAATTGGGGACATTATAGTTAGTGAACCCAAAGTTTTTGCTGACGTTGTTGTAAAAAACAGCTCCAGTAGTATAAATAAAACCGTATTAAAGCCCAGTTCATCTGCTTATGTTTCTAAAGCAAGTAACGAACTTCATACTGAGTCTGATTTGAAAGCTCATAGTTCTAGTGCAGCTGCTGATTCCCAAGCTAAAACTAAAGCCGTAGCTCATAGTTCTAGTGCAGCTGCTGATTCCCAAGCTAAAACTAATATTGGAGATCATAATTTCAGTTTGGGCCATAGTTCTAATAAACTTAACAAAACTACAGTTAATGCTAATTCACCAATTCATACCGGTAAAATTGATACGAGTACTAACAAAAAAAGTAAAGTATTACTCCCCAATTTTGCTAAGCAGCTCCCTAATAGTGTTACCGTCACGAAAGATAACTTTTTAAATTACTTCCAATTATTAAATGGGGCTACTTACGACTCCAAGACTGGAATTATTACTTTGACCGAAGATGTAGGAAGTAAGGTTGGCGAAGCCGTTTTAAAAAACAAAATTAACTTAAACCAAGATTTTACTTTAGAAGGTAAAGTTTATTTAGGGTCTCACAATGGTGCCGATGGATTGGGGATTTTTTGGCATCCCGGGGAAACGACGTCTATTGGAGGAGCTGGAAATGGATTTGGCCTGAATGGACTAAAAGATTCTTTTGGTTTTAAATTAGATACTTATAAAAATCCAGAAGATCCAAGCAGTGTCAACGGTCCCTTCGGCAGTTATTACTACACTGATTCCAAAGGTCAATATAAATCTTACGATGGCAAAGATGCACCAGCCCAAATGTTTGGCAAAGTCGATGGTACTTGGAATCCAATTGTCTTTAATTATTCTGGTCAGACTAATGTATTGTCAGTTACGCTAGTACGTGGTAATAAAACTTACGAGTGGTCAAAAGATATTACGAAGTTAACGGACATAACTAATTTTGCGTATGCTTTTGGTATAGTGGGTTCTACAGGAAGTTATCATAATTTACAACAATTTCAGTTAATTGATTTTTCTTACGTTGCCTATGGGATAACACATATAAAATATGTCGATGATACTACGGGTAAAGAGATTATCAGGCCTAATGAAATAAGTGGAGATATTGGATCTACTGCTGATATAACAAATAATATAAATTCGGAAAATAATATTATATTAAATTTAGGTAAAGGGTATAAATATGTTAAGACGTCTGCTAAAGCCGGTACTTTATTTGATGAAAAAGATAATATAATCACTTTTGCAACTTATCCGGGTGAAATTATTGTTCATTATACCCGGACCCCCGCTGCCGATGTTTATGTACAATATGTTTCTGATAATGGCAATGTGTTACGTAAAGGCATTGTGAATTATCCAGATGGAACCAAATATGTAGGCGATAGATACAGTACTGATAAAATAAATTTTGAGGGCTATACATTTAAGCGGATGGGAAGCGGTAGCTTAGCTAAGAGTGGCATCTTAACAGAAAGTGGAGGCACTGTAACGTATGTTTATGAATTAAATAAAGAAAAAGCAACTGTGACTTATATTGATGACACAACTGGACAAATTTTGCATGTTCAAAGCTTGTCAGGTTCTTATGGCACAACGGATGCCTATCGAACAAATAAAAATATCGAAAATTATATAAAACAAGGTTATAGTCTGAACTCAGATAATTATCCAGTCAATGGAGTAGTCTATGATCAAGATGGAATAATCAAAAGTTATCAAGTTCACTTGAAACATGATATGGTACAAAGTAAAGATATTAGACAAGTAAATGAAACAATTCATTATTTATTTCAAAACGGTTTAAAAGTTACAGAAGACTATCATGCTAATTCAGTAGGATTTGTTAGAAACGTTGTTACAGATAAGGTAACTGGGGAAAAGACCTATGGTTCCTGGTCGGCAGCCCAAACGTTTGCGGCCGTAGATAGTCCAGTTATTAAAGGTTACACGGCAGATCAAGTACGAATTGGTGCCCAGACGGTAACTGGTGACAGTAAAGACCTTGAGTTTACCGTAGTGTATAAAAAGAAAGCGCCAGTCGTGACGACGGAAAGCAAAACCATCAATGAAAAAGTTCATTACGTATACGCAGATGGCCAGCAGGCCCATCCAGATTATGTAGCAAAACCGGTCACCTTTACCCGGACAGTTTCCACTGATGCAGTAACGGGAGTGAAGACCTATGGTGCTTGGTCGGCAGCCCAAACATTTGCAGCCGTAGATAGTCCAGCTATTAAAGGTTACACGGCAGATCAAGTACGAATTGGTGCCCAAACGGTAACTGGTGACAGTAAAGACCTTGAGTTCACCGTAGTGTATAAAAAGAAAGCGCCAGTCGTGACGACGGAAAGCAAAACCATCAATGAAAAAGTTCATTACGTATACGCAGATGGCCAGCAGGCCCATCCAGATTATGTAGCAAAACCGGTCACCTTTACCCGGACAGTTTCCACTGATGCAGTAACAGGAGTGAAAACCTATGGTGCTTGGTCGGCAGCCCAAACATTTGCAGCCGTAGATAGTCCAGCTATTAAAGGTTACACGGCAGATCAAGTACGAATTGGTGCCCAAACGGTAACTGGTGACAGTAAAGACCTTGAGTTCACCGTAGTGTATAAAAAGAAAGCGCCAGTCGTGACGACGGAAAGCAAAACCATCAATGAAAAAGTTCATTACGTATACGCAGATGGCCAGCAGGCCCATCCAGATTATGTAGCAAAACCGGTCACCTTTACCCGGACAGTTTCCACTGATGCAGTAACGGGAGTGAAAACCTATGGTGCTTGGTCGGCAGCCCAAACGTTTGCGGCCGTAGACAGTCCAGTTATTAAAGGTTACACGGCAGATCAAGTACGAATTGGTGCCCAGACGGTAACTGGTGACAGTAAAGACCTTGAGTTTACTGTAGTATATAAAAGTAATAAACTTCCAGTCAAAACAGTTCAAACATTCATCCCTGATAAACCTGTTAAATTGACTAAGCTAACAAATCCTACTAGGACAGTTGAATCAACTCAACCAAGAAAATCAACTAGGATGGATCAGCTAACAAATTCAAATAAATTAGTTATAGAAGATTCAACGGCAAATTCAACTAATCTATCTAAAACTGTTCAGCCAGTTGTTTTGACCAAACCGAGAGAAGTAGGCAAAGCAGCAAAAACAAAATTTACACAAAGCAAGTTACCACAAACTGGCGAAAAAAAGGAAAATACTGCAACGCTGAGCGGAGTTATATTGATATTTATAAGTAGCCTACTTGGAGTTGTGAGAGTATGGAAAAAACAACGTAAAGATTAG
- the ylqF gene encoding ribosome biogenesis GTPase YlqF → MPIIQWYPGHMAKAIRQVEEKLKLVDVVFELVDARIPVSSRNPMIESVIKDKPHLLILTKADLADPQETQRWLEYFRKNGEHAVALNSKEPSTEKIILKHTRAILADKLENWESRGIKKNEIKSMCIGIPNVGKSTLLNHLVNKKVAITGDRPGVTKKQQWLKSRQGLYLLDTPGILWPKFEDQSVGSKLAFTGAIKDNLYANDDVALFGLQIFGEKYRSGLMERYHLTDEDFDQPLPELLLLITQKLGMRDDYDRASQRILLDARKGKLGRFNLDFVEELNDRGDD, encoded by the coding sequence ATGCCTATTATACAATGGTATCCGGGCCACATGGCCAAAGCTATTCGGCAAGTTGAGGAAAAGTTAAAGCTCGTTGACGTTGTTTTTGAACTGGTTGACGCGCGGATCCCGGTTTCGTCACGCAATCCGATGATTGAGTCGGTTATTAAGGATAAGCCGCATTTGTTAATTTTAACCAAGGCGGACCTAGCCGATCCCCAAGAGACCCAACGGTGGTTGGAGTACTTCCGCAAAAACGGCGAACATGCCGTGGCGTTGAATTCCAAAGAGCCTTCAACGGAAAAAATTATCCTAAAACATACTCGCGCAATTCTAGCGGATAAGCTTGAAAACTGGGAAAGTCGGGGCATTAAGAAGAATGAGATTAAATCGATGTGTATCGGGATTCCTAATGTAGGAAAATCGACCTTACTAAATCATCTGGTTAACAAAAAAGTTGCCATTACTGGGGACCGTCCTGGCGTTACTAAAAAACAACAGTGGCTTAAATCACGGCAAGGTTTGTACCTATTAGATACTCCCGGAATTTTATGGCCGAAGTTTGAAGACCAATCGGTTGGCAGCAAGTTAGCATTTACGGGGGCAATTAAGGACAACTTATACGCCAATGATGACGTGGCGTTATTTGGCTTGCAAATTTTTGGCGAAAAGTATCGCAGTGGCTTAATGGAGAGGTACCATTTAACGGATGAGGACTTTGACCAGCCGTTGCCAGAACTTTTGCTGTTGATTACCCAGAAGTTAGGAATGCGAGACGACTACGATCGTGCTAGCCAACGAATCCTATTGGATGCCCGAAAAGGCAAACTGGGTCGTTTTAACTTAGATTTTGTGGAGGAGCTTAACGACCGTGGCGACGATTAA
- a CDS encoding acetyl-CoA C-acetyltransferase, with product MDEIYIVAAKRTAIGKLGGSLKGFTAAELGGVAIKAAMDQANLKDDYIDQVLMGNVIQAGNGQNPARQAAVSAGINYSVPAITINDVCGSGLSSINLAASLIASKQAKIVIAGGMESMSEAPLISHKSRFGQRLGNQVLEDAILSDALTDAWGHYHMGITAENVASEYHVSRREMDEFALASHRKAVDAQNNGRFDKEIAPITIKQAGGKYLFNKDEAPRKDTTIEKLGNLKPAFKLDGEVTAGNSSGINDGAAALILASKEAVIAHGLKPLARWVNCSLIGLSPDMMGMGPYYAVNEVLKNAGLTKEDVDLYELNEAFAAQSIACIRKLKLKTENVNINGGAIALGHPVGASGARILVSLIYELNDQKLKRGLASLCVGGGMGVGTIIEAV from the coding sequence TTGGATGAAATTTATATAGTTGCAGCCAAACGAACTGCAATTGGCAAACTAGGTGGGAGTTTAAAAGGATTTACAGCCGCTGAACTGGGTGGTGTTGCAATAAAGGCGGCAATGGATCAGGCTAATTTAAAAGATGATTATATTGATCAAGTACTAATGGGAAACGTGATTCAAGCAGGTAATGGTCAAAACCCGGCAAGGCAAGCGGCGGTATCCGCAGGCATTAATTATTCTGTGCCGGCCATTACTATTAATGATGTGTGTGGGTCAGGTCTATCTAGTATTAATTTAGCGGCAAGCCTTATCGCTTCGAAACAAGCAAAAATTGTAATTGCCGGAGGAATGGAAAGCATGTCGGAAGCACCTTTAATTTCGCATAAATCGAGATTTGGGCAGCGACTTGGTAATCAAGTTTTAGAAGATGCAATTCTAAGTGATGCACTAACTGATGCCTGGGGCCACTATCATATGGGGATTACTGCTGAAAATGTTGCTTCGGAATACCACGTTAGTAGACGTGAAATGGATGAGTTTGCTTTAGCTAGTCACCGGAAGGCAGTTGATGCGCAAAATAATGGTCGCTTTGATAAAGAGATTGCACCAATAACCATTAAACAAGCCGGTGGTAAATATTTGTTTAACAAAGATGAGGCTCCACGAAAGGACACAACCATTGAAAAATTGGGAAATTTAAAACCAGCGTTTAAACTAGATGGGGAGGTTACTGCTGGCAATTCTTCGGGGATTAACGATGGGGCTGCAGCGCTAATCCTTGCTTCTAAGGAAGCGGTTATCGCACACGGATTAAAGCCATTAGCAAGGTGGGTGAACTGTTCCCTGATAGGTTTAAGCCCGGATATGATGGGCATGGGACCGTACTATGCTGTTAATGAAGTTTTAAAAAATGCAGGATTAACGAAAGAAGACGTTGATTTATATGAGCTTAACGAAGCTTTTGCAGCGCAATCGATTGCATGTATTAGAAAATTAAAGTTAAAAACAGAGAACGTGAATATTAACGGTGGTGCGATTGCTTTGGGACACCCAGTAGGTGCTTCGGGAGCAAGAATATTAGTGAGCTTAATATACGAGTTAAACGATCAAAAATTAAAGAGGGGCCTTGCTAGCCTTTGCGTTGGTGGCGGTATGGGCGTAGGTACAATAATTGAAGCTGTTTGA
- a CDS encoding preprotein translocase, SecY subunit, secY, translated as MKLKKANLTKRTKKLYIVWIIANSLMLVMTTFTPLKESADFVVGSFFVMLFFSVYVFCMAMKDEFGNKDRLG; from the coding sequence ATGAAATTAAAAAAGGCAAATCTAACGAAAAGAACTAAAAAGTTGTATATTGTTTGGATAATTGCTAACTCATTAATGTTAGTAATGACTACGTTTACGCCACTTAAGGAAAGTGCAGATTTTGTGGTTGGATCATTTTTCGTAATGTTATTCTTTTCCGTTTACGTGTTTTGTATGGCAATGAAGGATGAGTTTGGTAATAAAGACCGCTTAGGATAG
- a CDS encoding GyrI-like domain-containing protein, which translates to MSSEKIEWRKEEKGFSLRKKPQILTIPEQNYFSIAGEGDPNLPDFQKRVQTLYSVSYTIRMSQKKGWDIPNFKLYTVYPLQGYWGIQDQYLNAPVMKKEHFKYIISIKQPSFVTDEIAKEALERAKPKIDASLFEQIYFEHRPAQLVAQIVHVGSFDTEPESFQKLEQFIDEAGYQRGEKEHTEIYMSDFRRVEEAKRKTILRVAIQEKQ; encoded by the coding sequence ATGAGTAGTGAAAAAATTGAATGGCGGAAGGAAGAAAAAGGCTTTTCCCTTAGGAAAAAGCCTCAAATATTAACCATCCCCGAACAAAATTATTTTAGTATTGCCGGCGAAGGTGATCCTAATTTGCCAGATTTTCAGAAAAGGGTCCAAACCTTATATTCTGTGTCTTATACTATTCGGATGAGTCAAAAGAAAGGTTGGGATATCCCTAACTTTAAGCTATATACGGTGTACCCACTCCAAGGATACTGGGGAATTCAAGACCAATATCTAAATGCTCCGGTAATGAAGAAAGAACACTTTAAATACATTATCAGCATTAAACAACCAAGTTTTGTAACTGATGAGATTGCTAAGGAAGCTTTAGAACGCGCCAAGCCTAAGATTGATGCTTCCCTGTTTGAACAAATCTACTTCGAACATCGTCCAGCACAACTGGTAGCCCAAATCGTACACGTTGGCTCATTTGATACTGAACCAGAAAGTTTTCAAAAATTAGAACAATTTATTGATGAAGCTGGTTATCAACGTGGTGAAAAAGAACATACGGAAATCTATATGAGCGATTTTCGCCGGGTTGAGGAAGCTAAACGCAAAACTATTTTACGAGTGGCTATTCAGGAGAAACAGTAA
- a CDS encoding FAD-dependent oxidoreductase yields the protein MDKAKVIIVGASHGGHESAIELLDKYDNVDVTIYEMGDFVSFMSCGMQLYLEDQVTDVNDVRNFRPEDITSKGGKIFNNHQVTAIDVDQKQVTVKDLKEGTEEQVAYDKLILSSGVTPKNLPVPGTDLENVYLMRGYDWATKIKAALTDDSIKNVAVVGSGYIGIEAAEVFAKKGKHVTLFDFIDRPLGNYLNPEMTEIIDKTLTDNGVQVEMSQSITAFKGDGKVASVETKKGSYPADLVIQAAGVQPNTEWLKGVVDLTDRGFINVDGYLRTNVPDVFAVGDAILPLSIPAGKPSPIALATTARREAQYVVNHIFEKKPTQIFKGVVGSSALHVFDEHFASTGVNEFTAERSNVEIVNSHYVDHIRPAYVPESEGNVRVDVDITFDPHTHIVLGGAVLSTCDLTAQGNVLALAVEHRLTVEDLAEADFFFQPGYDRQWSLINLAAQHALGYARF from the coding sequence ATGGATAAAGCAAAAGTTATTATTGTTGGGGCGTCACACGGCGGGCATGAGTCGGCAATTGAGCTGTTGGATAAATACGATAACGTCGATGTTACGATTTATGAAATGGGTGATTTCGTATCGTTCATGTCCTGTGGGATGCAACTTTACTTAGAAGACCAAGTTACAGATGTTAATGACGTAAGGAACTTCCGACCAGAAGACATCACTTCCAAAGGCGGAAAGATTTTTAATAATCATCAAGTTACAGCAATTGATGTTGACCAAAAACAGGTAACCGTTAAGGATTTAAAAGAAGGTACAGAAGAACAAGTTGCTTATGATAAATTGATTCTTAGTTCAGGAGTGACGCCTAAGAATTTGCCAGTCCCAGGTACAGACCTTGAAAATGTATATTTAATGCGTGGTTACGACTGGGCTACAAAGATTAAGGCAGCGCTAACCGATGATAGTATTAAAAATGTTGCGGTGGTTGGTTCAGGATACATCGGGATTGAAGCAGCTGAAGTATTTGCTAAGAAAGGTAAACATGTCACTTTATTTGATTTTATCGATCGTCCCCTCGGCAATTATCTCAACCCTGAAATGACTGAAATTATCGATAAAACGTTGACTGACAACGGCGTCCAAGTAGAAATGAGCCAGAGCATTACCGCATTTAAGGGTGACGGAAAAGTTGCCAGTGTGGAAACTAAGAAAGGCAGTTATCCTGCGGACCTTGTAATTCAAGCTGCCGGGGTACAACCTAATACAGAATGGCTCAAGGGCGTAGTGGACCTGACAGATCGCGGATTCATCAATGTGGATGGCTACTTGAGAACCAACGTGCCCGACGTATTTGCAGTCGGAGATGCCATCTTACCACTATCTATCCCGGCTGGAAAACCATCTCCAATTGCTTTAGCTACAACTGCACGGCGTGAAGCTCAATACGTTGTAAATCATATTTTCGAGAAGAAACCAACCCAAATCTTTAAAGGCGTAGTTGGCTCATCAGCATTGCATGTATTTGACGAACACTTTGCTTCTACGGGTGTAAATGAATTTACTGCAGAACGTTCTAACGTTGAAATTGTTAATTCACACTATGTCGATCACATTCGTCCGGCATACGTTCCTGAGTCAGAGGGAAATGTTCGCGTGGATGTCGATATCACATTTGACCCCCATACTCACATCGTTTTAGGCGGCGCAGTTCTTTCAACATGTGATTTAACTGCTCAAGGTAATGTTTTGGCTTTAGCGGTAGAACACCGGCTGACAGTTGAAGACTTAGCCGAAGCTGACTTCTTCTTCCAACCTGGTTACGACCGGCAATGGAGTTTAATTAATTTGGCTGCGCAACATGCTTTAGGATATGCACGCTTCTAA